One stretch of Chryseobacterium fluminis DNA includes these proteins:
- a CDS encoding DUF2805 domain-containing protein — protein sequence MSVRISESEVIALMRTELKESSFKLWRKRVNSGVSQKHLKKRSGEINRFKCSRQRIISNNKIAKR from the coding sequence ATTTCAGTTCGGATCAGTGAATCCGAAGTGATCGCATTGATGCGTACAGAACTGAAAGAGTCGAGTTTTAAACTTTGGAGAAAGAGAGTGAATTCCGGCGTGAGCCAGAAACATCTTAAAAAAAGAAGTGGAGAAATCAACCGTTTTAAATGCAGCAGACAGCGTATAATCAGCAATAACAAAATTGCTAAAAGATAA
- a CDS encoding SDR family NAD(P)-dependent oxidoreductase, translating to MKNIVIIGYGKGIGLATAKILSGHHKIIGISRTGNPELQHPNIEVHRMDIISGNLDDIAFPEVVDGLVYAPGSINLKPFNRLSHDDFKNDFEINVLGAVKAIQKLLPNLKKSESASIVMFSSVAAKTGMPFHASVAASKSAVEGLTKSLAAELSSHKIRVNAIAPSLTDTDLAYQLLSTPEKRESSARRHPLQRIGHADEIGEMAAFLISDKSSWITGQVFGVDGGMGSVKL from the coding sequence ATGAAAAATATCGTCATCATCGGTTACGGAAAAGGAATCGGACTGGCAACCGCAAAAATCCTCTCCGGACACCATAAAATCATCGGAATTTCCAGAACGGGAAATCCGGAACTGCAGCATCCGAATATTGAAGTTCACAGGATGGATATTATTTCCGGAAATTTAGATGATATCGCTTTCCCTGAAGTAGTGGACGGACTGGTCTACGCACCCGGCAGTATTAATCTGAAACCCTTTAACCGGCTTTCTCACGATGATTTTAAGAATGATTTTGAAATTAATGTTTTGGGAGCAGTAAAAGCAATTCAGAAACTGTTGCCTAATCTCAAAAAATCGGAAAGCGCTTCTATTGTGATGTTCAGTTCGGTAGCGGCAAAAACGGGCATGCCGTTTCATGCTTCAGTCGCAGCCAGTAAAAGTGCGGTGGAAGGCCTTACGAAAAGTCTGGCAGCCGAACTTTCATCACACAAAATCAGGGTGAACGCCATTGCGCCTTCTTTAACGGATACTGATCTCGCTTACCAGCTTCTGTCGACTCCCGAAAAGAGAGAATCTTCAGCCAGAAGGCATCCCTTACAGAGAATAGGTCATGCTGACGAAATAGGTGAAATGGCGGCTTTTCTTATTTCGGATAAGTCATCCTGGATTACCGGGCAGGTTTTCGGGGTGGATGGCGGAATGGGAAGTGTGAAACTGTAG
- a CDS encoding cyanophycinase — MIPKGKLLIIGGNEDRSDADNEMEKQNRDFIPHEILKLLVSDKDDRIEVITTASSEPESMRRMYRETFDQIGFTNYDFLHLCDEQMHSDHYFKRIEDAKAVFFTGGDQNKICDELKDSAIIDLLLKKYKNENGFLVAGTSAGAMCMPSVIISDAENGEAILDADIKLVPGMNFISSCIVDTHFIHRGRFGRLAHASILHPDKWGVGLGEDTALLIENGHLARCKGSGMVVIISGKEIQQTNIQSVEKGEPVYAENLKVHILTDGCTINFNDGSMIPAE, encoded by the coding sequence ATGATTCCAAAAGGAAAGTTATTAATCATCGGAGGGAATGAAGACAGAAGTGACGCGGATAATGAAATGGAAAAGCAAAACCGTGATTTTATACCCCATGAAATTTTAAAACTACTGGTATCTGACAAAGATGACCGCATCGAAGTGATTACCACTGCCAGTTCAGAGCCGGAAAGCATGCGCCGGATGTACCGGGAAACTTTTGACCAGATCGGCTTTACCAATTATGATTTTCTTCATCTGTGCGACGAGCAGATGCATTCTGATCATTATTTTAAAAGGATAGAGGATGCCAAAGCGGTTTTTTTTACCGGTGGGGATCAGAACAAAATTTGTGATGAATTGAAAGATTCGGCCATTATTGATCTTTTGCTGAAAAAGTATAAGAATGAAAATGGTTTCCTGGTCGCAGGAACAAGCGCAGGAGCTATGTGTATGCCTTCAGTGATCATCAGTGATGCTGAAAATGGGGAAGCAATTCTTGATGCTGATATTAAACTGGTACCGGGTATGAACTTTATCTCTTCCTGTATTGTCGATACTCATTTTATTCACAGAGGCAGATTCGGCAGACTGGCCCATGCCTCGATTTTGCATCCTGATAAATGGGGCGTGGGATTGGGAGAAGATACAGCTTTACTGATTGAAAATGGGCATCTGGCCAGATGCAAGGGCTCCGGAATGGTAGTGATTATTTCCGGAAAAGAAATACAGCAGACCAATATCCAGTCGGTAGAGAAAGGAGAACCGGTGTATGCGGAAAACCTCAAAGTACATATTCTTACTGATGGCTGTACGATTAACTTTAATGACGGCAGTATGAT
- a CDS encoding DASH family cryptochrome, with translation MPKKQKINILWFTKNLRTRDSETLSNIMREDLPFLALYVFDTDFFNQMQYGCRKIGKYRARFLLESVEDLKENLAGQNISLLVKQGKTEDVFKNIAKEFEIVKIFCQEEWTKEEISLQTKIKDVLPSVTWEKFYQQFLVHPFFVFKNSGEIPMLFTTFRQNIEKNLLIRPEFESAGMRYHNKTEIYFNSDEVTLRSLGFDDFETDKRSAFPFSGGEREALKRLDFYFSETKNLSRYKETRNGLTGTEYSSKFSAWLADGSLSAVTVYHEIKRYEEKFGSNESTYWLIFELLWRDFFRYTSLQHRDLIFRKNGIAHQPYSADPDDELIRQWKEGKTASDFVNAHMLDLRHTGWMSNRGRQNVASYFCKILKQDWRIGASYFEEWLIDYDVHSNYGNWMYLGGVGNDHRNRTFNPEKQAEIYDPNHKFRTLWLKQ, from the coding sequence ATGCCGAAAAAACAAAAAATCAATATCCTCTGGTTCACCAAAAATTTGAGAACGAGAGATTCAGAAACGTTATCCAATATAATGCGGGAAGATTTGCCCTTTCTTGCCCTCTACGTTTTTGACACAGATTTTTTTAATCAGATGCAGTATGGCTGTAGAAAAATCGGGAAATACAGAGCCAGATTCCTTCTCGAAAGTGTTGAAGATCTTAAGGAAAATTTAGCCGGACAGAACATCTCTCTTTTAGTTAAACAAGGCAAAACAGAAGATGTCTTTAAAAATATTGCTAAAGAATTTGAGATTGTAAAGATTTTCTGTCAGGAGGAATGGACGAAAGAAGAAATCAGCCTTCAGACAAAAATTAAAGACGTTCTGCCATCCGTCACCTGGGAAAAATTTTATCAGCAGTTTCTGGTGCATCCTTTTTTTGTATTTAAAAATTCAGGGGAAATCCCGATGCTTTTTACCACTTTCAGACAAAATATTGAGAAAAATCTTTTAATCAGACCTGAATTTGAATCTGCAGGGATGAGGTATCACAACAAAACAGAAATTTATTTTAATAGTGATGAAGTGACACTGCGATCACTAGGCTTCGATGATTTTGAAACGGATAAGAGAAGTGCTTTTCCTTTTTCCGGTGGTGAAAGGGAAGCCCTGAAAAGATTGGATTTTTATTTTTCGGAAACTAAAAACTTAAGCCGGTATAAAGAGACCAGAAACGGGCTGACGGGTACGGAATACAGCTCAAAGTTTTCAGCATGGTTAGCAGACGGAAGTCTTTCTGCAGTGACCGTTTATCATGAGATAAAAAGGTACGAAGAAAAATTCGGAAGCAATGAATCTACCTACTGGCTGATTTTTGAACTGCTTTGGAGAGATTTTTTCAGGTATACATCGTTACAGCACCGGGATCTGATATTCAGGAAAAACGGAATTGCCCATCAACCATATTCTGCTGATCCCGATGATGAACTCATCCGTCAGTGGAAAGAGGGAAAAACAGCTTCAGATTTCGTAAATGCCCATATGCTTGACCTCAGACATACAGGCTGGATGAGCAACAGAGGACGTCAGAATGTGGCTTCCTACTTCTGTAAAATCCTGAAACAGGACTGGAGAATAGGGGCATCTTATTTTGAAGAATGGCTGATTGATTATGACGTTCACAGCAATTACGGCAACTGGATGTACCTGGGTGGTGTGGGAAATGATCACCGGAACAGAACCTTCAATCCCGAAAAACAGGCGGAAATATACGATCCGAACCATAAATTCAGAACATTATGGCTGAAACAATAA
- the ribA gene encoding GTP cyclohydrolase II: MFRIQAQSDIPTDFGMFTVYAFSEREDDWSPHLVWVSAGTDFNKTVNVRFHSECITGEVFHSKKCECGQQLDAAMKYMLEHGGMIIYLRQEGRNIGIINKLRAYALQEKGFDTVEANLKLGLPADGRNFEVAVEMLKILKVKEINLLTNNPDKLKSLENSGIKLNSRISLEIGANDVNESYLTKKKEYFGHLLEKV; encoded by the coding sequence ATGTTCAGAATACAGGCACAATCAGATATACCTACAGACTTCGGAATGTTTACGGTTTATGCATTCTCGGAACGGGAAGATGACTGGAGTCCGCACCTTGTATGGGTATCCGCAGGCACGGATTTCAACAAGACGGTTAATGTCCGTTTTCATTCGGAATGTATTACGGGCGAAGTTTTTCATTCTAAAAAATGTGAATGCGGACAACAGCTTGATGCTGCCATGAAATATATGTTGGAGCATGGCGGAATGATTATTTATCTCCGGCAGGAAGGACGGAATATAGGGATCATTAACAAGTTAAGAGCTTATGCACTTCAGGAAAAAGGTTTCGACACGGTAGAAGCCAATCTGAAACTCGGACTGCCTGCTGACGGGAGAAATTTTGAGGTAGCGGTAGAAATGCTGAAGATTTTAAAGGTGAAGGAGATCAATTTGCTTACCAACAATCCGGATAAGCTTAAGTCTCTTGAAAACAGCGGAATCAAACTCAATAGCAGAATTTCCCTTGAAATAGGTGCGAACGACGTTAATGAAAGCTATCTGACAAAAAAGAAAGAATATTTCGGGCATCTCCTGGAAAAGGTATAA
- a CDS encoding cryptochrome/photolyase family protein, translating into MRTADVCDNWLEKRLRDTYLELDMPDSPLFINTKEELKDYFEDKETYHQTDFYRQQRITRNILMKAGKPLGGKWTYDTENRKKYPKNRKAPPVYFPENNKYYEEAKQYTEKHFPKNYGTLTDEQFYPVTFKEAEKWLEQFLEIRFSEFGMYEDSIVEQEHFLHHSVLSPLMNVGLLNAGNVLEEAISFAKDQEIPVNSLEGFVRQILGWREFVRGVYLYRGTYQRNKNYWKHQRSLPESFYTAKTGIRPVDRSLQKILKTGYANHIERLMIFANFMNLCRFDPNEVYRWFMEMFIDSYDWVMVPNVYGMSSFSDGGKMSTKPYISGSNYIKKMSNYPDGDWMEQWDALFWNFIHDHQDFFAENPRLGMMVKTFEKMPEEKQKQHLKTAKECIENLTS; encoded by the coding sequence ATCAGGACTGCTGATGTATGTGACAACTGGCTGGAAAAAAGACTGAGAGACACTTACCTGGAACTTGATATGCCGGACAGCCCTTTGTTTATCAATACAAAAGAAGAACTGAAAGATTATTTTGAAGATAAAGAAACTTATCATCAGACCGATTTTTACAGACAGCAGAGAATCACCCGGAATATCCTGATGAAAGCAGGAAAACCTCTGGGTGGAAAATGGACTTACGATACGGAAAACCGAAAGAAATATCCGAAAAACAGAAAAGCACCTCCTGTTTATTTTCCGGAAAACAATAAATATTACGAGGAAGCTAAGCAGTATACCGAAAAGCATTTCCCGAAAAACTACGGAACGCTTACGGATGAACAGTTTTATCCCGTGACTTTTAAAGAAGCTGAAAAATGGCTGGAGCAGTTTCTGGAAATACGTTTTTCAGAATTCGGAATGTATGAAGACAGCATCGTGGAACAAGAGCATTTTCTGCACCACAGCGTACTTTCTCCACTGATGAACGTCGGGCTTCTGAATGCCGGCAATGTTCTGGAAGAAGCCATTTCGTTTGCAAAGGACCAGGAGATTCCGGTAAATTCCCTGGAAGGTTTCGTCAGGCAGATTCTGGGCTGGAGAGAGTTTGTACGGGGTGTCTATCTTTACCGGGGAACCTATCAGCGAAATAAAAATTACTGGAAGCATCAGCGCAGCCTTCCTGAATCTTTTTATACCGCAAAAACGGGAATCCGGCCGGTTGACCGCTCGCTCCAGAAGATTCTGAAAACAGGTTATGCAAATCATATCGAGCGACTGATGATTTTTGCCAATTTTATGAATCTCTGCCGGTTTGATCCCAATGAGGTTTACCGGTGGTTTATGGAAATGTTTATCGATTCGTATGACTGGGTCATGGTTCCGAATGTATATGGCATGAGCAGCTTCTCGGACGGCGGAAAAATGAGCACGAAACCGTATATCAGCGGAAGCAACTATATTAAAAAAATGAGTAATTACCCCGATGGAGACTGGATGGAGCAATGGGACGCTCTTTTCTGGAATTTCATTCATGATCACCAAGATTTCTTTGCTGAAAATCCGAGGCTTGGAATGATGGTGAAAACATTTGAAAAAATGCCGGAAGAAAAACAAAAACAGCATTTAAAAACGGCAAAAGAATGTATTGAAAATCTCACATCATGA
- a CDS encoding TetR family transcriptional regulator C-terminal domain-containing protein, whose translation MQEQTNITQEKILELYGDYLLNHGEKPKNIFLFARENDFEEKEFYHYFSGFEQIERQMFDHLFTKSLELASEVNIADDVTTKEKLLNVYYIFFENLTMNRSLVLSILGNSKIQNIKTLQSLRETHKQFIGTLDFNDWDLIDKSKDLRKLNEKSRQEALWLHLVSAIEFWKKDTSPDFEKTDIYIEKSIDTGFQLMDHEPLKKIFDLGKFLWKERLNMR comes from the coding sequence ATGCAAGAACAAACCAATATCACGCAGGAAAAAATACTTGAATTATATGGAGATTACCTTCTGAATCATGGAGAGAAGCCTAAAAACATATTTCTGTTTGCTCGGGAAAACGATTTTGAAGAAAAAGAATTTTATCATTACTTTTCAGGATTTGAGCAGATTGAAAGACAGATGTTTGATCATTTGTTCACAAAGTCACTCGAACTTGCTTCAGAAGTTAATATTGCAGATGATGTTACCACTAAAGAGAAACTTCTGAATGTATATTATATTTTCTTTGAAAATCTTACCATGAACCGTTCTTTGGTCTTATCTATTCTGGGAAACAGCAAAATTCAGAATATAAAAACACTTCAGAGTCTCCGTGAAACGCACAAACAATTTATCGGAACTTTAGATTTTAATGACTGGGATCTGATTGATAAATCAAAAGACCTCAGAAAACTCAATGAAAAATCGAGGCAGGAAGCGCTCTGGCTTCACCTGGTCTCTGCGATAGAATTCTGGAAAAAAGACACTTCTCCTGATTTTGAAAAAACGGATATTTACATTGAGAAATCCATTGACACCGGCTTTCAGCTGATGGATCATGAACCACTGAAAAAAATCTTCGACCTTGGAAAATTTCTTTGGAAAGAAAGGCTCAATATGAGGTAG
- a CDS encoding cryptochrome/photolyase family protein, whose translation MAETIKHTAQLIFPNQLFRDTDYLDKSQPVFILEEFLFFKQYLFHKQKIAFHRASMKFYENELKKSRFKVEYIESTSELLGHQKIYCRT comes from the coding sequence ATGGCTGAAACAATAAAACATACCGCCCAACTTATTTTCCCGAACCAGCTTTTCAGGGATACGGATTACCTTGATAAAAGCCAGCCGGTATTTATCCTGGAAGAATTTCTGTTTTTTAAGCAATATTTATTTCACAAACAGAAAATCGCATTTCACCGGGCGAGCATGAAATTTTATGAAAATGAACTGAAAAAATCACGTTTTAAGGTCGAATACATAGAAAGCACATCGGAGCTTCTCGGACATCAGAAAATTTATTGCCGAACTTGA
- a CDS encoding SDR family oxidoreductase encodes MKKILLTGATGYIGKRMINVIAAQGYQVICCCRDKSRFSKGVDIDDAQIEVVEVDFLKPETLENIPKDISGAYYLMHSMSNSNDYAEIEKQCAVNFSDFMETTDCRHIIYLSGLANKEELSAHLSSRLEVEKILMKCTVPVTVLRAGIIIGSGSASFEIIRDLVEKLPVMVAPKWLHTKCQPIGIANVLDFLIFTLFKEKAYQRNFDIGCDDVLTYKQMLLEFARIRGLKRKIFTVPVMTPKLSSYWLYFITSTSYNLATALVGSMKIEVISRPESLAEIKAITGVQPFSYDTALRRTLAKIQDNEIASSWKDSFISSRSDSSLKDYLDVPKYGCFTDLQTAEYDDREQCIDRVFSLGGTNGWYGQSLWKVRGFMDVLVGGPGLRRGRTSSTHLHQGDALDFWRVLYADREEGKLILFAEMKLPGEAWLMFKVYKGKLWQKAVFRPHGVSGRLYWYSVLPFHGIIFKGMVRKLAGKR; translated from the coding sequence ATGAAAAAAATACTGCTTACCGGAGCAACCGGATATATCGGAAAAAGAATGATCAACGTTATTGCCGCCCAGGGTTATCAGGTGATATGCTGCTGCAGGGATAAAAGCAGGTTTTCCAAGGGTGTCGACATTGATGATGCCCAGATCGAAGTGGTAGAAGTGGATTTTCTGAAGCCAGAAACACTGGAAAATATTCCTAAAGATATATCAGGAGCCTATTATCTCATGCATTCGATGAGCAACAGCAATGATTATGCAGAAATTGAAAAACAATGCGCTGTTAATTTTTCTGATTTTATGGAAACAACAGACTGCCGGCACATCATCTATCTTTCGGGCCTGGCCAATAAAGAAGAACTTTCAGCCCATCTGAGCTCACGGCTTGAGGTGGAAAAGATTTTGATGAAATGCACCGTTCCCGTAACGGTCTTAAGAGCCGGAATTATTATCGGCTCAGGAAGTGCCTCTTTTGAAATTATCAGAGATCTGGTAGAGAAGTTGCCGGTAATGGTTGCTCCGAAGTGGCTTCATACCAAATGTCAGCCCATAGGAATTGCCAACGTGCTCGACTTCCTGATTTTTACCCTGTTCAAAGAAAAAGCATACCAGCGAAACTTTGATATTGGCTGTGATGATGTCTTAACGTATAAACAGATGCTTTTGGAGTTTGCCAGAATACGTGGACTGAAAAGGAAGATTTTTACGGTGCCCGTGATGACGCCTAAGCTGTCTTCATATTGGCTGTATTTTATTACTTCCACATCCTATAATCTGGCTACTGCTCTTGTGGGAAGCATGAAGATTGAAGTAATAAGCCGCCCCGAAAGCCTGGCGGAAATTAAAGCAATTACCGGAGTTCAGCCATTTTCGTATGATACTGCCCTGCGAAGAACGCTGGCAAAAATTCAGGATAATGAAATCGCCTCCAGCTGGAAAGACAGCTTTATCAGCAGCCGAAGCGACTCCAGCCTGAAAGATTACCTGGATGTACCCAAATACGGTTGTTTTACAGATCTCCAGACTGCGGAATACGATGATCGCGAACAATGTATAGACCGTGTTTTTTCTTTGGGTGGGACCAACGGATGGTACGGACAGAGTCTTTGGAAAGTGCGTGGCTTTATGGATGTATTGGTCGGCGGACCGGGACTGAGACGGGGAAGAACCAGTTCTACACATCTTCATCAGGGAGATGCCCTGGATTTCTGGCGCGTTCTGTATGCAGACAGAGAAGAAGGAAAACTGATTCTCTTTGCAGAAATGAAGCTTCCGGGAGAAGCCTGGCTGATGTTTAAGGTGTACAAAGGAAAGCTCTGGCAAAAGGCTGTTTTCCGTCCGCACGGAGTATCCGGGAGATTGTACTGGTATTCTGTCCTGCCTTTTCACGGGATTATTTTTAAAGGGATGGTAAGGAAGCTGGCAGGCAAACGATAA
- a CDS encoding DUF2805 domain-containing protein, which produces MNNKFNLQETDRIIEMAWEDRTPFEALTFQFGSVNPK; this is translated from the coding sequence ATGAATAACAAATTTAACTTACAGGAAACAGACCGCATTATCGAAATGGCCTGGGAAGACCGGACCCCTTTCGAAGCCCTGACATTTCAGTTCGGATCAGTGAATCCGAAGTGA
- a CDS encoding ABC1 kinase family protein, giving the protein MKTLDKIPTGKIERTGSLLKAGAKVGVNYLKYYGNKITKDEEEARKILNSDNATDIYDSLKELKGSALKVAQMLSMEKSILPAAYVEKFSLSQFSVPPLSGALVKKTFRKYFGKNPEDIFDKFFAESVNAASIGQVHTAEKGAQKLAVKIQYPGVRESISSDLKMVKPIAMKMFNIKKEGSESYFQEVEDKLFEETDYHLELRRSQQFAEECQHLPNVKFPRYYPEYSCEKIITMDWMSGIHFSEFTKRQNTQKDLDTIGQTLWDFYMYQMHILRKVHADPHPGNFLISDHKELLVIDFGCIKEIPEDFYSPYFELAKRENLNNPEVFREKLLILEILRKDDSPEEEKFFTKLFYELLELFTRPFNQEKFDFSDEHFFQEIADLGQRYAKISDMKGMNTNRGSRHFIYLNRTFFGLYHMMHDLKAKEVVINRFKNYIKP; this is encoded by the coding sequence ATGAAAACATTAGATAAAATTCCTACAGGAAAAATTGAACGGACAGGCAGCCTGCTTAAAGCCGGTGCGAAAGTCGGAGTCAATTACCTGAAATACTATGGTAATAAAATTACAAAAGATGAGGAAGAAGCCCGTAAAATCCTGAACAGTGATAACGCGACAGATATCTACGACTCCCTGAAGGAACTAAAAGGTTCTGCTCTGAAAGTTGCGCAGATGCTGAGCATGGAAAAAAGCATTCTCCCGGCAGCTTATGTGGAAAAGTTTTCTCTTTCGCAGTTTTCCGTTCCGCCATTGTCCGGTGCATTGGTAAAAAAGACCTTCAGAAAGTATTTCGGGAAAAACCCGGAAGATATTTTCGATAAATTTTTTGCCGAATCGGTAAATGCAGCAAGCATCGGACAGGTACATACCGCAGAAAAAGGAGCTCAGAAACTGGCTGTAAAAATTCAGTATCCCGGAGTCAGAGAAAGCATTTCCAGTGATCTGAAAATGGTAAAACCTATTGCCATGAAGATGTTCAATATCAAAAAAGAAGGTTCGGAATCCTATTTCCAGGAAGTGGAAGATAAATTATTTGAAGAAACCGATTATCACCTGGAGCTCAGACGCAGCCAGCAATTTGCCGAAGAATGTCAACACCTTCCGAACGTGAAATTTCCGCGTTATTATCCTGAGTATTCGTGCGAAAAAATCATTACCATGGACTGGATGTCCGGAATTCACTTTTCGGAATTTACAAAAAGACAAAACACCCAGAAGGATCTTGATACCATTGGCCAGACCCTATGGGACTTTTATATGTACCAGATGCACATCCTGAGAAAAGTACATGCCGACCCCCACCCCGGAAACTTCCTGATTTCTGATCATAAAGAGCTCCTGGTGATCGATTTCGGATGTATCAAAGAAATTCCGGAGGACTTTTACAGCCCGTATTTTGAATTGGCAAAACGGGAAAACCTGAATAACCCTGAAGTGTTCCGGGAAAAACTATTGATATTGGAAATTCTCCGTAAGGACGATTCGCCAGAGGAAGAAAAATTTTTCACCAAGCTTTTTTACGAACTGCTCGAGTTATTTACCAGACCCTTCAATCAGGAAAAATTCGACTTTTCCGATGAGCATTTTTTCCAGGAAATAGCAGACCTGGGACAGCGGTATGCCAAAATAAGCGATATGAAAGGAATGAATACCAACCGCGGTTCCAGACATTTCATTTATCTCAACCGCACATTTTTTGGTTTATACCATATGATGCACGACCTGAAAGCAAAAGAAGTGGTTATCAACCGTTTTAAAAACTATATAAAACCCTGA
- a CDS encoding Crp/Fnr family transcriptional regulator has protein sequence MYLQEELLYSLGAAEQNYNPGDYIFREGGSPQFYFQIISGNVKLNNYHRDGKEFIQGILTSYDPIGEYMLHSDKMYPMNAVALTRCSVIRVCRKSLLSYLDQSPAFYMDLCKSLSKDLYRKFVLMQKISCHSAVERLKEVLHLMKQEQENTAPFTYEVPITRQQLASLTGLCLETTIRTIKKMEREKIVQIRNRKILF, from the coding sequence ATGTATTTACAAGAAGAACTTCTGTACTCCCTCGGAGCAGCAGAACAAAATTATAATCCCGGAGATTATATATTCCGGGAAGGCGGAAGCCCTCAATTCTACTTCCAGATTATAAGCGGAAACGTGAAACTCAACAACTATCACAGAGATGGTAAAGAATTTATTCAGGGTATTCTTACGTCCTATGATCCTATTGGAGAATATATGCTGCATTCAGATAAAATGTATCCGATGAACGCTGTTGCGCTTACCCGATGCTCAGTCATCAGGGTCTGCAGAAAAAGCCTACTGTCGTATCTGGATCAAAGCCCCGCTTTTTATATGGATCTCTGTAAATCTTTGTCGAAAGACCTGTACCGTAAGTTTGTTCTGATGCAGAAAATCTCATGTCACAGTGCTGTTGAGCGGTTGAAGGAAGTACTTCATCTGATGAAACAGGAACAGGAAAACACCGCACCGTTCACCTACGAGGTCCCTATTACACGACAGCAGCTGGCGTCACTGACCGGTCTCTGTTTAGAGACTACTATCCGGACCATTAAAAAGATGGAACGCGAGAAAATAGTACAGATCAGGAACAGAAAAATTCTCTTTTAA
- a CDS encoding MarR family winged helix-turn-helix transcriptional regulator, translating into MNTDFFIDLLQQVKKFENSGSCKPHSTVEDFRIWMNDAKYREESPTKLFKSEQHQVSFTENEICKQVLLLGRYSRQLIRKGLSEFPELANEEFTYLYRLKDEPNLTKIQLIERNGHEKQTGTQIIRRLLEYGLIEEKNDIEDKRSKRLNITDKGKDYFHRSVEKVNITSRILAGKLENKEKAELFELLRKLNDFHSHIYCEYRNSGLHEIVQLIE; encoded by the coding sequence ATGAATACTGATTTTTTCATTGATCTGCTGCAACAGGTAAAAAAATTTGAAAATTCCGGCTCCTGTAAACCTCATTCTACAGTTGAGGATTTCCGCATCTGGATGAACGATGCCAAATACAGAGAGGAAAGTCCGACCAAGCTTTTTAAAAGTGAACAGCACCAGGTCTCTTTTACCGAAAACGAAATCTGTAAGCAGGTTCTGCTTCTGGGAAGATACTCCAGACAGCTTATCCGAAAAGGGTTAAGTGAGTTCCCGGAGCTGGCGAATGAAGAATTCACCTATCTTTACCGGTTAAAAGATGAACCGAACCTGACTAAAATTCAGCTGATTGAAAGAAACGGTCATGAGAAACAGACCGGGACGCAGATCATCAGGCGGCTCCTGGAATACGGCCTGATCGAAGAAAAAAACGACATTGAAGACAAAAGAAGCAAGCGCCTGAATATTACGGATAAAGGAAAGGATTACTTTCACCGTTCCGTAGAAAAGGTAAATATCACCTCGCGGATTCTGGCGGGAAAGTTAGAAAATAAAGAAAAGGCTGAGCTTTTTGAACTACTCAGAAAACTGAATGATTTTCATTCCCATATTTACTGTGAGTATAGAAATTCCGGTCTTCATGAGATCGTACAGCTCATAGAATAG
- a CDS encoding DUF2256 domain-containing protein, producing the protein MPAGLPFKICEVCRLPFNWRKKWKKNWNEVKYCSERCRKNKKSISSGSPKI; encoded by the coding sequence ATGCCCGCCGGATTACCGTTCAAAATCTGTGAAGTGTGCAGACTGCCCTTTAACTGGCGTAAAAAGTGGAAGAAAAACTGGAATGAAGTAAAATATTGCAGCGAAAGATGCCGAAAAAACAAAAAATCAATATCCTCTGGTTCACCAAAAATTTGA